A genomic region of Trifolium pratense cultivar HEN17-A07 linkage group LG3, ARS_RC_1.1, whole genome shotgun sequence contains the following coding sequences:
- the LOC123917832 gene encoding uncharacterized protein LOC123917832 isoform X1, which yields MSGKVGGQKGSSLSGIPAASRKMVQSLKEIVTNIPDNEIYATLKDCNMDPNEAVSRLLSQDPFHEVKSKREKKKEGKDITEPRSRGTNNYNNISSRGGGGGGRSGTDRYAGRGGGGASSNHFSNSDYGLPQGKPAFKKENGTAAYGGGGSMSYASTVTDNIVNRQPPSWSDSVGVYEGLPSSQHGGVQSAWTVSPGQVSMADIVKMGRPQAKTSVPNSSAASHHNLNVPETNNDRGFVVNTDVQQNDEWPSIEHPPTVSVSSVVDPHPNSEYYTDSSNFGEANRQLENHVNEFVAEEGHVENENLDGVVSASVPAKIISDDNPGSASAYDDSLYQDINSYQSHRHPFDDNEAENGVSSVAADLEQLNLQTDDQETESQEDNSDVLIPNHLQLHTPECFSLSFGSFGSKQNASVSGAGTHASRPINSNLEETSGAPDVSAIGSSDAKNSDYYGDEHITTTSGGNIAHITGVDARTYEHSSISQPEALKSEPSETAQENQYSFPSSSHEFTYENAQQQNTYENAQQQNTYENAQQQHTYENAQQPDVTYPHSQTSSQIQNLSPFSSVMAYTNSLPNALLASTVQTAREDIPYSPFPVTQSMPTKYSNMASSIGGPTINMSEMQALRANSISTPQAQPNNQQALPGAGVATGPSLPQHLVHPYSQPTLPLGHFANMISYPFMPQSYTYMPSAFQQAFAGNSTYHQSLAAVLPQYKNSVSVSSLPQSASIPSGYGFGSSNSIPGGNYPLNQPAAPTSSTIGYDDVISAQYKDNNHMISLQQQQQQNENNPMWVQGPGSRTMSVPPSTYYSFQGQNQQQPGGFRQSQQPSQQHFAPHGYPNFYQSQSGISMEHQQQNPRDASLAGSQSQQPKQSQQQLWQNSY from the exons ATGAGCGGCAAAGTCGGGGGACAGAAAGGTTCATCGTTGTCGGGAATTCCGGCGGCGAGTCGGAAAATGGTACAGAGCTTGAAAGAAATAGTTACTAATATACCTGATAACGAGATCTATGCTACTCTTAAAGATTGTAACATGGACCCTAACGAAGCTGTTAGTCGTCTTCTATCACAAg ATCCTTTTCATGAGGTTAAGAGTAAacgagaaaagaaaaaagag GGTAAGGATATAACAGAACCGCGGTCTCGTGGgactaataattataataatatatcgAGTcgcggtggtggtggtggtggtaggAGTGGTACTGACCGATATGCTGGCCGTGGTGGTGGAGGTGCAAGTTCAAATCATTTTAGTAATAGTG ATTATGGTCTACCACAGGGTAAACCTGCATTTAAGAAGGAAAATGGAACAGCTGCTTATGGAGGTGGAGGATCCATGTCGTATGCATCTACTGTCACGGATAATATTGTGAACAGGCAGCCACCATCTTGGAG TGATTCTGTAGGTGTTTATGAAGGACTACCTTCATCACAACATGGTGGAGTGCAATCTGCATGGACGGTGAGCCCAGGTCAGGTGTCAATGGCTGACATTGTCAAGATGGGTAGGCCACAGGCCAAGACATCCGTGCCTAACTCTTCTGCAGCCTCACATCACAACTTGAATGTTCCAGAGACAAATAATGATCGAGGCTTTGTTGTTAACACTGATGTTCAACAGAATGATGAATGGCCTTCTATTGAGCACCCACCAACAGTTTCTGTATCCTCTGTTGTTGATCCCCATCCAAATTCTGAGTATTATACAGATTCATCTAACTTTGGTGAAGCTAATAGGCAACTGGAGAACCATGTAAATGAATTTGTAGCTGAAGAAGGTCATGTTGAGAATGAGAATCTTGATGGTGTTGTATCTGCTTCTGTACCTGCTAAAATTATATCCGATGATAATCCAGGAAGTGCTTCTGCATATGATGATAGTTTGTACCAGGACATAAATTCTTACCAGTCTCATCGGCATCCTTTTGATGATAATGAAG CTGAAAATGGTGTTTCCTCCGTGGCGGCAGACTTAGAGCAGCTAAATTTACAAACAGATGATCAAGAAACAGAATCACAGGAGGACAATTCTGACGTCCTTATTCCAAATCATCTACAACTCCATACTCCAGAATGCTTTAGTCTGAGCTTTGGAAGTTTTGGATCTAAACAAAACGCCTCCGTTTCTGGTGCCGGAACACATGCATCTAGGCCCATAAACAGTAACTTGGAGGAGACTTCTGGAGCTCCTGATGTTTCAGCAATTGGGTCCTCAGATGCCAA AAATTCTGACTATTATGGAGATGAGCATATTACTACTACCTCAGGTGGTAATATAGCCCACATAACTGGTGTGGACGCTAGGACTTATGAACATTCTTCCATTTCACAACCAGAGGCTTTAAAATCTGAACCCTCTGAAACTGCTCAGGAAAATCAATATTCATTTCCTTCATCTTCGCATGAGTTCACCTATGAAAATGCCCAACAACAGAACACCTATGAAAATGCCCAACAACAGAACACCTATGAAAATGCCCAACAACAGCACACCTATGAAAATGCCCAACAACCAGATGTCACATATCCTCATTCACAGACAAGCTCACAGATCCAGAACTTATCTCCCTTCTCCAGTGTAATG gcATATACAAATTCTTTGCCCAATGCTCTATTGGCTTCAACGGTTCAAACAGCTAGGGAGGATATCCCATACTCACCCTTCCCTGTTACACAGTCAATGCCTACGAAATATAGCAACATGGCTTCTTCAATTGGTGGTCCCACTATAAACATGTCAGAG ATGCAGGCTTTAAGGGCAAACAGCATTTCGACGCCTCAAGCTCAACCTAATAATCAACAAGCTTTGCCTGGTGCTGGTGTTGCCACTGGACCTTCACTTCCTCAACACCTCGTGCATCCCTACTCACAGCCTACTCTTCCTTTGGGACATTTTGCTAATATGATTAGTTATCCGTTCATGCCTCAGAGCTATACCTACATGCCATCGGCATTTCAGCAGGCTTTTGCCGGAAATAGCACATACCACCAATCCCTGGCAGCAGTGCTTCCACAATATAAAAATAGTGTTTCTGTCAGCAGCTTGCCTCAGTCTGCTTCTATTCCATCTGGATATGGTTTTGGAAGTTCCAACAGCATTCCGGGTGGAAATTATCCTTTGAATCAACCAGCTGCCCCTACTAGCTCAACCATTGGATATGATGATGTTATAAGCGCCCAGTATAAGGACAACAATCATATGATTTCACTTCAGCAGCAGCAGCAG CAGAATGAGAACAACCCTATGTGGGTTCAAGGGCCTGGTTCCCGAACAATGTCAGTTCCTCCCAGCACATATTACAGCTTCCAGGGACAGAATCAACAACAGCCAGGTGGATTTCGGCA
- the LOC123917832 gene encoding uncharacterized protein LOC123917832 isoform X4 encodes MSGKVGGQKGSSLSGIPAASRKMVQSLKEIVTNIPDNEIYATLKDCNMDPNEAVSRLLSQDPFHEVKSKREKKKEGKDITEPRSRGTNNYNNISSRGGGGGGRSGTDRYAGRGGGGASSNHFSNSDYGLPQGKPAFKKENGTAAYGGGGSMSYASTVTDNIVNRQPPSWSDSVGVYEGLPSSQHGGVQSAWTVSPGQVSMADIVKMGRPQAKTSVPNSSAASHHNLNVPETNNDRGFVVNTDVQQNDEWPSIEHPPTVSVSSVVDPHPNSEYYTDSSNFGEANRQLENHVNEFVAEEGHVENENLDGVVSASVPAKIISDDNPGSASAYDDSLYQDINSYQSHRHPFDDNEAENGVSSVAADLEQLNLQTDDQETESQEDNSDVLIPNHLQLHTPECFSLSFGSFGSKQNASVSGAGTHASRPINSNLEETSGAPDVSAIGSSDAKNSDYYGDEHITTTSGGNIAHITGVDARTYEHSSISQPEALKSEPSETAQENQYSFPSSSHEFTYENAQQQNTYENAQQQNTYENAQQQHTYENAQQPDVTYPHSQTSSQIQNLSPFSSVMAYTNSLPNALLASTVQTAREDIPYSPFPVTQSMPTKYSNMASSIGGPTINMSEALRANSISTPQAQPNNQQALPGAGVATGPSLPQHLVHPYSQPTLPLGHFANMISYPFMPQSYTYMPSAFQQAFAGNSTYHQSLAAVLPQYKNSVSVSSLPQSASIPSGYGFGSSNSIPGGNYPLNQPAAPTSSTIGYDDVISAQYKDNNHMISLQQQQQNENNPMWVQGPGSRTMSVPPSTYYSFQGQNQQQPGGFRQSQQPSQQHFAPHGYPNFYQSQSGISMEHQQQNPRDASLAGSQSQQPKQSQQQLWQNSY; translated from the exons ATGAGCGGCAAAGTCGGGGGACAGAAAGGTTCATCGTTGTCGGGAATTCCGGCGGCGAGTCGGAAAATGGTACAGAGCTTGAAAGAAATAGTTACTAATATACCTGATAACGAGATCTATGCTACTCTTAAAGATTGTAACATGGACCCTAACGAAGCTGTTAGTCGTCTTCTATCACAAg ATCCTTTTCATGAGGTTAAGAGTAAacgagaaaagaaaaaagag GGTAAGGATATAACAGAACCGCGGTCTCGTGGgactaataattataataatatatcgAGTcgcggtggtggtggtggtggtaggAGTGGTACTGACCGATATGCTGGCCGTGGTGGTGGAGGTGCAAGTTCAAATCATTTTAGTAATAGTG ATTATGGTCTACCACAGGGTAAACCTGCATTTAAGAAGGAAAATGGAACAGCTGCTTATGGAGGTGGAGGATCCATGTCGTATGCATCTACTGTCACGGATAATATTGTGAACAGGCAGCCACCATCTTGGAG TGATTCTGTAGGTGTTTATGAAGGACTACCTTCATCACAACATGGTGGAGTGCAATCTGCATGGACGGTGAGCCCAGGTCAGGTGTCAATGGCTGACATTGTCAAGATGGGTAGGCCACAGGCCAAGACATCCGTGCCTAACTCTTCTGCAGCCTCACATCACAACTTGAATGTTCCAGAGACAAATAATGATCGAGGCTTTGTTGTTAACACTGATGTTCAACAGAATGATGAATGGCCTTCTATTGAGCACCCACCAACAGTTTCTGTATCCTCTGTTGTTGATCCCCATCCAAATTCTGAGTATTATACAGATTCATCTAACTTTGGTGAAGCTAATAGGCAACTGGAGAACCATGTAAATGAATTTGTAGCTGAAGAAGGTCATGTTGAGAATGAGAATCTTGATGGTGTTGTATCTGCTTCTGTACCTGCTAAAATTATATCCGATGATAATCCAGGAAGTGCTTCTGCATATGATGATAGTTTGTACCAGGACATAAATTCTTACCAGTCTCATCGGCATCCTTTTGATGATAATGAAG CTGAAAATGGTGTTTCCTCCGTGGCGGCAGACTTAGAGCAGCTAAATTTACAAACAGATGATCAAGAAACAGAATCACAGGAGGACAATTCTGACGTCCTTATTCCAAATCATCTACAACTCCATACTCCAGAATGCTTTAGTCTGAGCTTTGGAAGTTTTGGATCTAAACAAAACGCCTCCGTTTCTGGTGCCGGAACACATGCATCTAGGCCCATAAACAGTAACTTGGAGGAGACTTCTGGAGCTCCTGATGTTTCAGCAATTGGGTCCTCAGATGCCAA AAATTCTGACTATTATGGAGATGAGCATATTACTACTACCTCAGGTGGTAATATAGCCCACATAACTGGTGTGGACGCTAGGACTTATGAACATTCTTCCATTTCACAACCAGAGGCTTTAAAATCTGAACCCTCTGAAACTGCTCAGGAAAATCAATATTCATTTCCTTCATCTTCGCATGAGTTCACCTATGAAAATGCCCAACAACAGAACACCTATGAAAATGCCCAACAACAGAACACCTATGAAAATGCCCAACAACAGCACACCTATGAAAATGCCCAACAACCAGATGTCACATATCCTCATTCACAGACAAGCTCACAGATCCAGAACTTATCTCCCTTCTCCAGTGTAATG gcATATACAAATTCTTTGCCCAATGCTCTATTGGCTTCAACGGTTCAAACAGCTAGGGAGGATATCCCATACTCACCCTTCCCTGTTACACAGTCAATGCCTACGAAATATAGCAACATGGCTTCTTCAATTGGTGGTCCCACTATAAACATGTCAGAG GCTTTAAGGGCAAACAGCATTTCGACGCCTCAAGCTCAACCTAATAATCAACAAGCTTTGCCTGGTGCTGGTGTTGCCACTGGACCTTCACTTCCTCAACACCTCGTGCATCCCTACTCACAGCCTACTCTTCCTTTGGGACATTTTGCTAATATGATTAGTTATCCGTTCATGCCTCAGAGCTATACCTACATGCCATCGGCATTTCAGCAGGCTTTTGCCGGAAATAGCACATACCACCAATCCCTGGCAGCAGTGCTTCCACAATATAAAAATAGTGTTTCTGTCAGCAGCTTGCCTCAGTCTGCTTCTATTCCATCTGGATATGGTTTTGGAAGTTCCAACAGCATTCCGGGTGGAAATTATCCTTTGAATCAACCAGCTGCCCCTACTAGCTCAACCATTGGATATGATGATGTTATAAGCGCCCAGTATAAGGACAACAATCATATGATTTCACTTCAGCAGCAGCAGCAG AATGAGAACAACCCTATGTGGGTTCAAGGGCCTGGTTCCCGAACAATGTCAGTTCCTCCCAGCACATATTACAGCTTCCAGGGACAGAATCAACAACAGCCAGGTGGATTTCGGCA
- the LOC123917832 gene encoding uncharacterized protein LOC123917832 isoform X3, with protein MSGKVGGQKGSSLSGIPAASRKMVQSLKEIVTNIPDNEIYATLKDCNMDPNEAVSRLLSQDPFHEVKSKREKKKEGKDITEPRSRGTNNYNNISSRGGGGGGRSGTDRYAGRGGGGASSNHFSNSDYGLPQGKPAFKKENGTAAYGGGGSMSYASTVTDNIVNRQPPSWSDSVGVYEGLPSSQHGGVQSAWTVSPGQVSMADIVKMGRPQAKTSVPNSSAASHHNLNVPETNNDRGFVVNTDVQQNDEWPSIEHPPTVSVSSVVDPHPNSEYYTDSSNFGEANRQLENHVNEFVAEEGHVENENLDGVVSASVPAKIISDDNPGSASAYDDSLYQDINSYQSHRHPFDDNEAENGVSSVAADLEQLNLQTDDQETESQEDNSDVLIPNHLQLHTPECFSLSFGSFGSKQNASVSGAGTHASRPINSNLEETSGAPDVSAIGSSDAKNSDYYGDEHITTTSGGNIAHITGVDARTYEHSSISQPEALKSEPSETAQENQYSFPSSSHEFTYENAQQQNTYENAQQQNTYENAQQQHTYENAQQPDVTYPHSQTSSQIQNLSPFSSVMAYTNSLPNALLASTVQTAREDIPYSPFPVTQSMPTKYSNMASSIGGPTINMSEALRANSISTPQAQPNNQQALPGAGVATGPSLPQHLVHPYSQPTLPLGHFANMISYPFMPQSYTYMPSAFQQAFAGNSTYHQSLAAVLPQYKNSVSVSSLPQSASIPSGYGFGSSNSIPGGNYPLNQPAAPTSSTIGYDDVISAQYKDNNHMISLQQQQQQNENNPMWVQGPGSRTMSVPPSTYYSFQGQNQQQPGGFRQSQQPSQQHFAPHGYPNFYQSQSGISMEHQQQNPRDASLAGSQSQQPKQSQQQLWQNSY; from the exons ATGAGCGGCAAAGTCGGGGGACAGAAAGGTTCATCGTTGTCGGGAATTCCGGCGGCGAGTCGGAAAATGGTACAGAGCTTGAAAGAAATAGTTACTAATATACCTGATAACGAGATCTATGCTACTCTTAAAGATTGTAACATGGACCCTAACGAAGCTGTTAGTCGTCTTCTATCACAAg ATCCTTTTCATGAGGTTAAGAGTAAacgagaaaagaaaaaagag GGTAAGGATATAACAGAACCGCGGTCTCGTGGgactaataattataataatatatcgAGTcgcggtggtggtggtggtggtaggAGTGGTACTGACCGATATGCTGGCCGTGGTGGTGGAGGTGCAAGTTCAAATCATTTTAGTAATAGTG ATTATGGTCTACCACAGGGTAAACCTGCATTTAAGAAGGAAAATGGAACAGCTGCTTATGGAGGTGGAGGATCCATGTCGTATGCATCTACTGTCACGGATAATATTGTGAACAGGCAGCCACCATCTTGGAG TGATTCTGTAGGTGTTTATGAAGGACTACCTTCATCACAACATGGTGGAGTGCAATCTGCATGGACGGTGAGCCCAGGTCAGGTGTCAATGGCTGACATTGTCAAGATGGGTAGGCCACAGGCCAAGACATCCGTGCCTAACTCTTCTGCAGCCTCACATCACAACTTGAATGTTCCAGAGACAAATAATGATCGAGGCTTTGTTGTTAACACTGATGTTCAACAGAATGATGAATGGCCTTCTATTGAGCACCCACCAACAGTTTCTGTATCCTCTGTTGTTGATCCCCATCCAAATTCTGAGTATTATACAGATTCATCTAACTTTGGTGAAGCTAATAGGCAACTGGAGAACCATGTAAATGAATTTGTAGCTGAAGAAGGTCATGTTGAGAATGAGAATCTTGATGGTGTTGTATCTGCTTCTGTACCTGCTAAAATTATATCCGATGATAATCCAGGAAGTGCTTCTGCATATGATGATAGTTTGTACCAGGACATAAATTCTTACCAGTCTCATCGGCATCCTTTTGATGATAATGAAG CTGAAAATGGTGTTTCCTCCGTGGCGGCAGACTTAGAGCAGCTAAATTTACAAACAGATGATCAAGAAACAGAATCACAGGAGGACAATTCTGACGTCCTTATTCCAAATCATCTACAACTCCATACTCCAGAATGCTTTAGTCTGAGCTTTGGAAGTTTTGGATCTAAACAAAACGCCTCCGTTTCTGGTGCCGGAACACATGCATCTAGGCCCATAAACAGTAACTTGGAGGAGACTTCTGGAGCTCCTGATGTTTCAGCAATTGGGTCCTCAGATGCCAA AAATTCTGACTATTATGGAGATGAGCATATTACTACTACCTCAGGTGGTAATATAGCCCACATAACTGGTGTGGACGCTAGGACTTATGAACATTCTTCCATTTCACAACCAGAGGCTTTAAAATCTGAACCCTCTGAAACTGCTCAGGAAAATCAATATTCATTTCCTTCATCTTCGCATGAGTTCACCTATGAAAATGCCCAACAACAGAACACCTATGAAAATGCCCAACAACAGAACACCTATGAAAATGCCCAACAACAGCACACCTATGAAAATGCCCAACAACCAGATGTCACATATCCTCATTCACAGACAAGCTCACAGATCCAGAACTTATCTCCCTTCTCCAGTGTAATG gcATATACAAATTCTTTGCCCAATGCTCTATTGGCTTCAACGGTTCAAACAGCTAGGGAGGATATCCCATACTCACCCTTCCCTGTTACACAGTCAATGCCTACGAAATATAGCAACATGGCTTCTTCAATTGGTGGTCCCACTATAAACATGTCAGAG GCTTTAAGGGCAAACAGCATTTCGACGCCTCAAGCTCAACCTAATAATCAACAAGCTTTGCCTGGTGCTGGTGTTGCCACTGGACCTTCACTTCCTCAACACCTCGTGCATCCCTACTCACAGCCTACTCTTCCTTTGGGACATTTTGCTAATATGATTAGTTATCCGTTCATGCCTCAGAGCTATACCTACATGCCATCGGCATTTCAGCAGGCTTTTGCCGGAAATAGCACATACCACCAATCCCTGGCAGCAGTGCTTCCACAATATAAAAATAGTGTTTCTGTCAGCAGCTTGCCTCAGTCTGCTTCTATTCCATCTGGATATGGTTTTGGAAGTTCCAACAGCATTCCGGGTGGAAATTATCCTTTGAATCAACCAGCTGCCCCTACTAGCTCAACCATTGGATATGATGATGTTATAAGCGCCCAGTATAAGGACAACAATCATATGATTTCACTTCAGCAGCAGCAGCAG CAGAATGAGAACAACCCTATGTGGGTTCAAGGGCCTGGTTCCCGAACAATGTCAGTTCCTCCCAGCACATATTACAGCTTCCAGGGACAGAATCAACAACAGCCAGGTGGATTTCGGCA
- the LOC123917832 gene encoding uncharacterized protein LOC123917832 isoform X2 codes for MSGKVGGQKGSSLSGIPAASRKMVQSLKEIVTNIPDNEIYATLKDCNMDPNEAVSRLLSQDPFHEVKSKREKKKEGKDITEPRSRGTNNYNNISSRGGGGGGRSGTDRYAGRGGGGASSNHFSNSDYGLPQGKPAFKKENGTAAYGGGGSMSYASTVTDNIVNRQPPSWSDSVGVYEGLPSSQHGGVQSAWTVSPGQVSMADIVKMGRPQAKTSVPNSSAASHHNLNVPETNNDRGFVVNTDVQQNDEWPSIEHPPTVSVSSVVDPHPNSEYYTDSSNFGEANRQLENHVNEFVAEEGHVENENLDGVVSASVPAKIISDDNPGSASAYDDSLYQDINSYQSHRHPFDDNEAENGVSSVAADLEQLNLQTDDQETESQEDNSDVLIPNHLQLHTPECFSLSFGSFGSKQNASVSGAGTHASRPINSNLEETSGAPDVSAIGSSDAKNSDYYGDEHITTTSGGNIAHITGVDARTYEHSSISQPEALKSEPSETAQENQYSFPSSSHEFTYENAQQQNTYENAQQQNTYENAQQQHTYENAQQPDVTYPHSQTSSQIQNLSPFSSVMAYTNSLPNALLASTVQTAREDIPYSPFPVTQSMPTKYSNMASSIGGPTINMSEMQALRANSISTPQAQPNNQQALPGAGVATGPSLPQHLVHPYSQPTLPLGHFANMISYPFMPQSYTYMPSAFQQAFAGNSTYHQSLAAVLPQYKNSVSVSSLPQSASIPSGYGFGSSNSIPGGNYPLNQPAAPTSSTIGYDDVISAQYKDNNHMISLQQQQQNENNPMWVQGPGSRTMSVPPSTYYSFQGQNQQQPGGFRQSQQPSQQHFAPHGYPNFYQSQSGISMEHQQQNPRDASLAGSQSQQPKQSQQQLWQNSY; via the exons ATGAGCGGCAAAGTCGGGGGACAGAAAGGTTCATCGTTGTCGGGAATTCCGGCGGCGAGTCGGAAAATGGTACAGAGCTTGAAAGAAATAGTTACTAATATACCTGATAACGAGATCTATGCTACTCTTAAAGATTGTAACATGGACCCTAACGAAGCTGTTAGTCGTCTTCTATCACAAg ATCCTTTTCATGAGGTTAAGAGTAAacgagaaaagaaaaaagag GGTAAGGATATAACAGAACCGCGGTCTCGTGGgactaataattataataatatatcgAGTcgcggtggtggtggtggtggtaggAGTGGTACTGACCGATATGCTGGCCGTGGTGGTGGAGGTGCAAGTTCAAATCATTTTAGTAATAGTG ATTATGGTCTACCACAGGGTAAACCTGCATTTAAGAAGGAAAATGGAACAGCTGCTTATGGAGGTGGAGGATCCATGTCGTATGCATCTACTGTCACGGATAATATTGTGAACAGGCAGCCACCATCTTGGAG TGATTCTGTAGGTGTTTATGAAGGACTACCTTCATCACAACATGGTGGAGTGCAATCTGCATGGACGGTGAGCCCAGGTCAGGTGTCAATGGCTGACATTGTCAAGATGGGTAGGCCACAGGCCAAGACATCCGTGCCTAACTCTTCTGCAGCCTCACATCACAACTTGAATGTTCCAGAGACAAATAATGATCGAGGCTTTGTTGTTAACACTGATGTTCAACAGAATGATGAATGGCCTTCTATTGAGCACCCACCAACAGTTTCTGTATCCTCTGTTGTTGATCCCCATCCAAATTCTGAGTATTATACAGATTCATCTAACTTTGGTGAAGCTAATAGGCAACTGGAGAACCATGTAAATGAATTTGTAGCTGAAGAAGGTCATGTTGAGAATGAGAATCTTGATGGTGTTGTATCTGCTTCTGTACCTGCTAAAATTATATCCGATGATAATCCAGGAAGTGCTTCTGCATATGATGATAGTTTGTACCAGGACATAAATTCTTACCAGTCTCATCGGCATCCTTTTGATGATAATGAAG CTGAAAATGGTGTTTCCTCCGTGGCGGCAGACTTAGAGCAGCTAAATTTACAAACAGATGATCAAGAAACAGAATCACAGGAGGACAATTCTGACGTCCTTATTCCAAATCATCTACAACTCCATACTCCAGAATGCTTTAGTCTGAGCTTTGGAAGTTTTGGATCTAAACAAAACGCCTCCGTTTCTGGTGCCGGAACACATGCATCTAGGCCCATAAACAGTAACTTGGAGGAGACTTCTGGAGCTCCTGATGTTTCAGCAATTGGGTCCTCAGATGCCAA AAATTCTGACTATTATGGAGATGAGCATATTACTACTACCTCAGGTGGTAATATAGCCCACATAACTGGTGTGGACGCTAGGACTTATGAACATTCTTCCATTTCACAACCAGAGGCTTTAAAATCTGAACCCTCTGAAACTGCTCAGGAAAATCAATATTCATTTCCTTCATCTTCGCATGAGTTCACCTATGAAAATGCCCAACAACAGAACACCTATGAAAATGCCCAACAACAGAACACCTATGAAAATGCCCAACAACAGCACACCTATGAAAATGCCCAACAACCAGATGTCACATATCCTCATTCACAGACAAGCTCACAGATCCAGAACTTATCTCCCTTCTCCAGTGTAATG gcATATACAAATTCTTTGCCCAATGCTCTATTGGCTTCAACGGTTCAAACAGCTAGGGAGGATATCCCATACTCACCCTTCCCTGTTACACAGTCAATGCCTACGAAATATAGCAACATGGCTTCTTCAATTGGTGGTCCCACTATAAACATGTCAGAG ATGCAGGCTTTAAGGGCAAACAGCATTTCGACGCCTCAAGCTCAACCTAATAATCAACAAGCTTTGCCTGGTGCTGGTGTTGCCACTGGACCTTCACTTCCTCAACACCTCGTGCATCCCTACTCACAGCCTACTCTTCCTTTGGGACATTTTGCTAATATGATTAGTTATCCGTTCATGCCTCAGAGCTATACCTACATGCCATCGGCATTTCAGCAGGCTTTTGCCGGAAATAGCACATACCACCAATCCCTGGCAGCAGTGCTTCCACAATATAAAAATAGTGTTTCTGTCAGCAGCTTGCCTCAGTCTGCTTCTATTCCATCTGGATATGGTTTTGGAAGTTCCAACAGCATTCCGGGTGGAAATTATCCTTTGAATCAACCAGCTGCCCCTACTAGCTCAACCATTGGATATGATGATGTTATAAGCGCCCAGTATAAGGACAACAATCATATGATTTCACTTCAGCAGCAGCAGCAG AATGAGAACAACCCTATGTGGGTTCAAGGGCCTGGTTCCCGAACAATGTCAGTTCCTCCCAGCACATATTACAGCTTCCAGGGACAGAATCAACAACAGCCAGGTGGATTTCGGCA